The Streptomyces sp. NBC_00102 genome segment CGGCACACCGGGGGCGGCACTCCGGGCTGGTCGGCGGAGTTCGACGACTGGGGGAACCGGGCCCTGAAGGCGCAGGACGTCGACGCGCTGCTCGACTTCGAGCACAAGTCCCCGGCCGGCCGCCTCGCCCACCCCCGTACCGAGCATTTCGCGCCACTCTTCGTGACGCTCGGAGCCTCCGAGGACGAGCTCGACCGGGGCCGCAGCGTGATCGACGGCTTCTGGATGGGACTGGCGAAGCGCTCGGTCCAGTTCGGCTGACCGCCCCGCCAGGAGCCGCCGCCCGGTGGAGCGGCGGCTTCCCGCGACGGTTCGGGCGCTCGGCGGGGGCGCTTCCCGTGCCGTCCCGCCCGCTCAGGGGGCGAGCGGCTTCTCGAACCAGCTCACGTCCCAGTAGCGCCCGAACTTCCGCCCCACCTCGGTGTACGTACCGAGCCGGCGGAAGCCGAAGGCCGCGTGGAGGCGCCCGGACGGCTCGTTCGGCTGGGCGATGCCCGCGTACGCGCGGTGGAGATCCTCGCCTGCCAGCGCCTCGAAGAGCGCCGTGTACAGCAGGGTCCCCACGCCCCGGCCCGTCGCGTCCGGTGCGCAGTAGACGCTGACCTCGACCGAGGTCCCGTACGCCGCCTTGGGGCGGAACGCGCTGCTGGTGGCGTATCCCAGCACCCTGCCGCCGCCCGGTGCACCGCTTCCGCCGTCCGTGTCCCCCGCCGTCCTGGTGTCCTCGGCGACGAGCAGGCGGTGCGGCCCGTGGTCCGGGTGGGCGTGCAGCCAGGGCAGACGCTCCCTCGGAGTGAAGGGCGTCACGTCGAAGGTGAGCGCCGTCTCCCGGACGTAATGGTTGTAGATGTCCGTGAGGGCCTCCAGGTCGTCCTCCGTACCGGGTCTGACCTGCACATCCGTGGGTATGCGAGACATCCGTCCTCCTGTCGGCGGCCGACAGGGTACTGCATGATCGCGAAACTGAGGCCGGTGCCGGGGAATTCTGTCCGGATTCCAGTCGTTGTTTCCATCGGATGCAGGGCACCCGAAAGGGTGTCGCGACCTACTCAGCAAGGGAGCACGCATGGCAACCCGTGCCGTCGCCCGTCGTTCGTCACCCACCGGTGGGACCGAACGGGCCCGCAGTGTTCGCGGTGGAAGCGGGGAGATCGCCGACCGCGACCTGGTCGGCATGTACCTCGACGAGATCGCGCGAACCCCTCTGCTCGACGCCGCCAAGGAAGTCGAGCTGTCGCAGGCCATCGAGGCGGGCGTCTACGCACGCAAGATCCTCGACGGCGAGGTCGAGAGCGACGCCGGTGGGGCGAAGCCCGAGGAGCTGGAAGCGCT includes the following:
- a CDS encoding GNAT family N-acetyltransferase produces the protein MSRIPTDVQVRPGTEDDLEALTDIYNHYVRETALTFDVTPFTPRERLPWLHAHPDHGPHRLLVAEDTRTAGDTDGGSGAPGGGRVLGYATSSAFRPKAAYGTSVEVSVYCAPDATGRGVGTLLYTALFEALAGEDLHRAYAGIAQPNEPSGRLHAAFGFRRLGTYTEVGRKFGRYWDVSWFEKPLAP